CGATGTCACCAGGATAGGAAACATCAACAATTTCTTTTTTCTCAGCAAAAAAGGCGTTGGGGCTGGAGAACTTCAGGTTTTTACCTAAGCGAACATGCTTGTAGGCCGTATTACGCTCAAATTTCCCGCTCACGATCTTAACGAATGCCAATCGATCACGGTGTTTAGGATCCATATTTGCATGGATCTTAAAAACAAAACCGCTGAAATCGTCTTCAAGAGGTTTTACTTCACGCTCTTCGGCATTTTTGGGACGTGGTGGTGGAGCTATTTCAATAAAGCCGTCGAGTAATTCTTTAACTCCAAAATTGTGCAATGCACTCCCGAAAAATACCGGTTGTAGATTCCCAGCTAGATATTCCTCTCTGTCAAAGTCTGGATAAATTCCCTGCACCAGTTCAAGTTCTTCTCTCAACTGATCTGCCGATGTATCGCCTAAAAGCTGATTTAATTTAGGATCGCTTAAATCTGAGATTTTAACCGTGTTATGAATATCTTTTGAGGTTTCGCCAGTGAAAAGATTAACATTCTTCTGGTGAAGGTTGTAAATTCCTTTCAAATCATAACCCATTCCTATGGGGAAGCTTAGTGGAGTAACGTGCAAACCTAGCTTTTGCTCAATCTCATCCAGCAGATCAAAAGCATCTTTACCCTCACGATCCATTTTGTTAATGAATACAATCATGGGAATCTGTCGCATACGACACACTTCAACCAGCTTTTCTGTTTGCTCCTCCACACCTTTTGCCACATCTACAACGACTATCACGCTGTCCACGGCAGTAAGCGTCCTAAAAGTATCTTCAGCAAAGTCCTTGTGGCCCGGTGTATCGAGAATATTGATTTTTGTGCCATCATACTCAAACGCAAGTACTGAAGTAGCTACAGAAATTCCTCTCTGTCGCTCAATCTCCATAAAGTCACTCGCCGCACCTTTCTTTATCTTGTTGGACTTTACCGCACCCGCCTCTTGAA
This genomic interval from Nonlabens spongiae contains the following:
- a CDS encoding peptide chain release factor 3; the encoded protein is MKFKDEVARRRTFGIVSHPDAGKTTLTEKLLLYGGAIQEAGAVKSNKIKKGAASDFMEIERQRGISVATSVLAFEYDGTKINILDTPGHKDFAEDTFRTLTAVDSVIVVVDVAKGVEEQTEKLVEVCRMRQIPMIVFINKMDREGKDAFDLLDEIEQKLGLHVTPLSFPIGMGYDLKGIYNLHQKNVNLFTGETSKDIHNTVKISDLSDPKLNQLLGDTSADQLREELELVQGIYPDFDREEYLAGNLQPVFFGSALHNFGVKELLDGFIEIAPPPRPKNAEEREVKPLEDDFSGFVFKIHANMDPKHRDRLAFVKIVSGKFERNTAYKHVRLGKNLKFSSPNAFFAEKKEIVDVSYPGDIVGLHDTGNFKIGDTLTSGEELHYKGIPSFSPEHFRYINNADPMKSKQLAKGIDQLMDEGVAQLFTLELNGRKVIGTVGALQFEVIQYRLEHEYSAKCSYENLNVHKACWVDTADWESEEFNDFKRVKAKFLAKDKRGQLVFFADSAFSLQMTQQKYPGIKFHFVSEFERLSERKA